One Luteolibacter flavescens genomic region harbors:
- a CDS encoding RNA polymerase sigma factor yields the protein MNATTGFTNPADRHVEGAFPATAWSMLRQMGSEIPEEERIGWERLARAYWQPLYFFLRRRGADHHAAADEVQGFFAHLLSREFVRRIERGNGLFRSFLLTSLQNWRADQRRFAVAQKRGGGMAPLPLHELEAVSALPVATDASPEEAFDRRWARALYDNSLAALQARLESRGRGLLFSALKGLFTGQTTDQYQEIATRLNMSGGAVKQAALELRREFSGVLHEEIRRTVTDEALVDEELRYLLKLLRG from the coding sequence ATGAATGCCACGACCGGCTTCACCAACCCTGCCGACAGGCATGTGGAGGGAGCCTTCCCCGCGACCGCATGGTCGATGCTCAGGCAGATGGGCAGCGAGATACCTGAGGAAGAGCGCATCGGCTGGGAGCGTCTGGCGCGAGCTTACTGGCAGCCGCTCTACTTCTTCCTGCGCCGTCGCGGAGCAGATCATCACGCTGCGGCCGATGAGGTGCAGGGGTTTTTCGCGCATCTTCTCAGCAGGGAATTCGTGCGCCGGATCGAGAGGGGCAACGGTCTCTTTCGTTCGTTTCTGCTCACCTCCCTGCAAAACTGGCGTGCGGACCAGCGGCGCTTCGCTGTCGCACAAAAGCGAGGTGGCGGCATGGCCCCTCTTCCGTTGCACGAGCTCGAAGCCGTCTCGGCGTTGCCCGTGGCAACCGACGCCTCGCCGGAGGAAGCCTTTGACCGGCGCTGGGCGAGGGCATTGTACGACAACTCTCTCGCCGCATTGCAGGCCCGTCTAGAATCCCGCGGACGAGGACTGCTTTTCTCCGCGCTGAAAGGCTTGTTTACTGGTCAAACGACTGACCAATACCAAGAGATCGCGACCCGCCTCAACATGAGCGGAGGAGCAGTCAAACAAGCGGCCTTGGAACTACGTCGCGAGTTCAGCGGTGTTCTTCACGAGGAAATCCGCCGGACGGTGACCGACGAAGCCTTGGTCGATGAGGAACTACGCTATCTGCTGAAGCTCCTGCGCGGTTAG
- a CDS encoding TonB-dependent receptor family protein — protein sequence MIRRYCLLACAATLPLAHVSRGQDVDKPVTPSTATTSPTLLEPLTVVGSTEQAWTLSGSAAYIGADEFRERGYTNFSKVVAKTPGIYVRDEDSYGNFLNISIRGVDGNRSNKVTLMEDGILTAPSPYSNPSAYYSPKVGRMAGVEILKGSSQVKYGPQTTGGVVNFLSTPIPEGDGPRFFSRNTFGTDNTFFNHMWSGDTVETESGRFGYLLELHHQSSDGFRELDGSGATAGMDLLEPMLKFFWEPNTALKQRFEVKVGYTDFDMDDSYPGVTEQDLRANYDRRYAGNAFDTFDSDATRSYFKWIAEPSDSLRLESALYYNEFNRAFFRLNDVRLGANDAIGGGTNIPIASALLNPAALAVLQGYGDGTIRRLSNIRFHESYGWQNQANIRFETGSLEHDLALGARVHYDSVTGEGQDVRLRSNGNGGFYEVSRAAGRTPNALEETTAIATFIEDEIKLGQLTIRPGFRYEFIDWENTTPAGVSRSGDEHLVMGGVGLNYLLDDCNSIFAGIYRGSSPPNTAGYMSGADAETSLGYEIGYRHQQEAFRAEVVGFYTAFDDLITPQIGVSTGNVLPDQNVGEATSYGLETLVEYDAGEAAGWGFGVPVYASATYTHARFDVPAGQRLTGGLFAGAVDDNEIPYIPEWRLAVGVGITGEKWAVNLDASYMSSTWGTGWNGTTPTGIPSAVNGKIDSLVLVDLTGHYRVNDNLKLVGGVQNLFDERGLVSRHPQGPRGNAGQTLFGGVEVTF from the coding sequence ATGATCCGTAGATACTGCCTGCTCGCCTGCGCAGCCACCCTGCCCCTCGCCCATGTGAGCCGCGGTCAAGACGTCGACAAGCCTGTCACCCCGTCCACCGCCACGACGTCCCCCACCCTGCTCGAACCACTGACCGTCGTCGGCAGCACGGAGCAGGCATGGACGCTCTCCGGCTCCGCTGCCTACATCGGCGCGGACGAATTCCGCGAGCGCGGCTACACGAACTTCTCGAAGGTGGTCGCAAAGACACCCGGCATCTACGTCCGCGACGAGGACAGCTACGGCAATTTCCTGAATATCTCCATCCGCGGCGTGGATGGGAACCGGAGCAACAAGGTGACGCTGATGGAGGACGGAATCCTCACCGCGCCCTCGCCTTACTCAAATCCCTCCGCCTACTACTCGCCGAAGGTCGGACGCATGGCCGGCGTGGAAATCCTGAAGGGTTCCAGCCAGGTGAAGTATGGCCCGCAGACCACCGGCGGTGTCGTCAATTTCCTCTCCACGCCGATCCCGGAAGGTGATGGCCCGCGATTTTTTTCCCGCAACACCTTCGGGACCGACAACACGTTCTTCAACCACATGTGGAGCGGAGACACGGTGGAGACTGAGTCGGGCCGCTTCGGCTACCTCTTGGAACTCCACCACCAATCCAGCGACGGCTTCCGCGAGCTGGATGGCTCCGGTGCCACCGCGGGCATGGATCTGCTGGAGCCGATGCTGAAGTTCTTCTGGGAGCCGAATACCGCGCTGAAGCAGCGCTTCGAAGTGAAGGTGGGCTACACTGACTTCGACATGGACGACTCCTACCCGGGCGTGACCGAGCAGGACCTGCGTGCGAACTACGACCGGCGCTATGCTGGAAATGCCTTCGACACCTTCGACTCGGACGCAACTCGCTCGTACTTCAAGTGGATCGCGGAGCCGAGCGACAGCCTTCGCCTCGAAAGCGCACTCTACTACAACGAATTCAATCGCGCGTTCTTCCGTCTGAATGACGTTCGTCTCGGAGCGAACGACGCGATCGGTGGCGGCACGAATATCCCCATCGCCAGCGCGCTGCTGAATCCCGCCGCGCTCGCGGTGCTGCAGGGCTACGGCGACGGAACCATCCGACGTCTGTCGAACATCCGCTTCCACGAATCCTATGGCTGGCAAAACCAAGCGAACATCCGCTTCGAAACGGGCTCCCTCGAGCACGACCTCGCGCTCGGTGCACGCGTTCACTACGACAGCGTGACGGGTGAAGGTCAGGACGTTCGCCTGCGCTCGAATGGGAATGGCGGCTTCTACGAGGTCTCGCGTGCCGCCGGTCGCACGCCAAATGCACTGGAAGAAACCACCGCCATCGCCACCTTCATCGAGGATGAGATCAAGCTCGGCCAACTCACCATCCGTCCCGGCTTCCGCTACGAATTCATCGACTGGGAGAACACGACGCCCGCAGGTGTGAGCCGCTCCGGAGACGAGCATCTCGTCATGGGTGGCGTCGGCCTCAACTACCTGCTCGATGATTGCAACTCGATCTTCGCGGGCATCTATCGCGGCTCCAGCCCGCCGAATACAGCAGGCTACATGTCCGGTGCAGATGCCGAGACCAGCCTCGGCTACGAGATCGGCTACCGTCACCAGCAGGAGGCTTTCCGCGCGGAAGTCGTCGGCTTCTACACCGCCTTCGACGATCTCATCACCCCTCAGATCGGTGTCTCCACAGGCAATGTGCTGCCTGACCAGAACGTGGGTGAAGCCACCTCATACGGTCTCGAAACGCTCGTGGAATACGATGCGGGTGAGGCAGCAGGCTGGGGCTTCGGCGTGCCGGTCTATGCCAGCGCCACCTACACCCACGCACGCTTCGACGTGCCGGCCGGCCAGCGCCTGACCGGTGGCCTCTTCGCTGGTGCGGTGGATGACAATGAGATCCCCTACATCCCGGAATGGCGACTCGCCGTCGGCGTCGGCATCACCGGGGAGAAGTGGGCCGTGAATCTGGATGCCAGCTACATGAGCAGCACCTGGGGCACCGGGTGGAATGGCACTACGCCCACCGGCATCCCGAGCGCCGTAAATGGCAAGATCGACTCGCTCGTGCTCGTGGACCTCACCGGCCACTACCGGGTGAATGACAATCTCAAGCTCGTGGGCGGAGTGCAGAATCTCTTCGACGAACGCGGACTGGTGAGCCGCCACCCGCAGGGCCCGCGCGGCAATGCCGGGCAGACGCTCTTCGGCGGCGTGGAAGTCACCTTCTAA
- a CDS encoding sensor histidine kinase: MKRPSIRRRLMLGCVLIVSAVLGWSKLTIYHEVERSLREQLDEQLMRSAILLSKSAELEAGGIVYEWQEALESSGGLGLDGLFQFWDERTSATTRSPDLGGHDLPYFHGALDEPVFRDVVLADGESGRALGLRHYPFTNHYGRAEMERRGEILRIEDYPQVVVCARETAGLDAELKATRHRLAKSGLLTLVAICVGIYLIIRWTLAPIDRLVANLVKRSTEVGTPLPEIPDDLPVEVIGLATAFNSTLERVELARAHEKEFAFSAAHQLRTPISGIHAILEVAHSKPKDGEDLHRRIGSALAVTREIRVTINSLMSLARLRGGIDEMPALPYEPGPIVRSVLEAATSQPDHGLHLEVSYPAEKIVLNGDGGMFQIIVQNMVENAFRYTPRGGRILVSLGMQESCFTLKVANSRGDLEAGDAERIFRPFERGRRVSVNAPGAGLGLPLAREIAYRLGGTLELEVGDKLATFTFRVKAQIASHS; encoded by the coding sequence ATGAAGCGCCCGTCCATCCGCCGTCGCCTCATGCTGGGCTGCGTGCTCATCGTGAGCGCGGTGCTCGGCTGGTCGAAGCTCACCATCTACCACGAGGTCGAGCGATCCCTTCGCGAGCAGTTGGACGAGCAACTGATGAGATCCGCGATCCTGCTTTCCAAGTCCGCGGAACTGGAAGCGGGAGGGATCGTCTATGAATGGCAGGAGGCTCTGGAATCCAGCGGCGGGCTGGGGCTCGACGGCTTGTTCCAGTTCTGGGACGAGAGGACGTCCGCCACGACGCGCTCGCCGGATCTGGGAGGCCATGATCTTCCCTATTTCCATGGCGCGCTGGACGAGCCGGTCTTCCGGGACGTGGTGCTGGCAGACGGAGAGAGCGGACGCGCACTCGGGCTGCGTCACTATCCCTTCACGAATCACTACGGCCGTGCCGAGATGGAACGGCGTGGAGAAATCCTCAGGATCGAGGACTATCCGCAGGTCGTCGTCTGCGCCCGCGAAACCGCCGGGCTCGACGCCGAACTGAAGGCCACGCGCCATCGGCTGGCGAAGTCCGGGCTGCTCACGCTGGTGGCGATCTGCGTGGGCATCTATCTGATCATCCGGTGGACGCTCGCGCCCATCGACCGCCTGGTCGCCAATCTCGTGAAGCGCTCCACCGAGGTCGGCACTCCCTTGCCGGAGATCCCCGATGATCTTCCGGTCGAAGTCATAGGCCTGGCCACCGCGTTCAATTCCACGCTGGAACGTGTCGAGCTGGCGCGAGCGCATGAGAAGGAGTTTGCCTTCAGCGCCGCCCATCAACTGCGCACTCCCATCTCCGGCATCCATGCCATCCTGGAAGTCGCACACTCGAAGCCGAAGGATGGCGAGGATCTTCACCGCCGCATCGGCTCCGCGCTTGCCGTCACCCGCGAGATCCGCGTCACCATCAATAGCCTCATGAGCCTGGCGCGGCTGCGCGGCGGGATCGATGAGATGCCGGCACTGCCCTACGAGCCCGGACCTATCGTCAGGTCGGTTCTTGAAGCCGCAACCTCGCAGCCGGATCATGGCCTGCACTTGGAGGTGAGCTATCCAGCGGAGAAGATCGTATTGAATGGAGACGGTGGCATGTTCCAGATCATCGTCCAGAATATGGTCGAGAATGCATTCCGCTACACGCCGCGCGGAGGACGGATCCTTGTTTCGCTCGGCATGCAGGAGTCATGCTTCACCCTGAAGGTCGCGAATAGCCGCGGTGATCTCGAGGCAGGCGATGCCGAGCGGATCTTCCGGCCTTTCGAGCGCGGACGCCGGGTTTCCGTGAATGCTCCCGGCGCGGGGCTGGGTCTTCCGCTGGCTAGGGAGATTGCCTACCGTCTCGGCGGAACATTGGAGCTAGAAGTAGGCGATAAGCTGGCAACTTTCACTTTCCGGGTGAAAGCACAAATCGCAAGCCACTCATAA
- a CDS encoding response regulator transcription factor, with protein MRCLLIEDYLPLRTSIREWLWDAGFVVDESGTGDVGLWHASNYAYDVIVLDLMLPEIDGLTILRKLRDLHDKTPVIIISAKDAVSQRIEGLDAGADDYLVKPFDLAELVARVRVLVRRKFALEKSEFTIGDLTINSAKKLVTFSGKPIPLTPLEFKLLEYLAHRQGETVSRADIQAHIYHDHGDSGSNKIDVCLTYLRKKLTAHGLPDLITTRRGHGFVIGAAQE; from the coding sequence ATGCGCTGCCTCCTGATCGAAGACTACCTCCCGCTGCGAACCAGCATCCGCGAATGGCTCTGGGATGCCGGGTTCGTCGTCGATGAAAGCGGCACCGGAGACGTCGGCCTTTGGCACGCGTCGAACTACGCCTACGACGTGATCGTGCTTGATCTCATGCTGCCGGAGATCGACGGCCTCACCATCCTCCGGAAGCTGCGGGACCTGCATGACAAGACACCGGTGATCATCATCAGCGCGAAGGACGCGGTCTCCCAGAGGATCGAGGGCCTCGATGCCGGGGCGGACGACTATCTGGTGAAGCCCTTCGATCTCGCCGAACTGGTGGCGCGTGTCCGGGTGCTGGTGCGACGGAAATTCGCACTGGAAAAATCCGAGTTCACCATCGGCGACCTCACGATCAATTCCGCCAAGAAGCTGGTCACCTTCTCCGGCAAGCCGATCCCGCTGACACCACTGGAATTCAAGCTGCTCGAATACCTCGCCCATCGTCAGGGCGAGACGGTGTCGCGTGCGGACATCCAGGCGCACATCTACCACGATCATGGCGACAGCGGATCTAACAAGATCGACGTCTGTCTCACCTACCTGAGGAAAAAGCTGACCGCCCACGGGTTGCCGGACCTCATCACCACGCGCCGGGGCCATGGCTTCGTGATCGGAGCAGCCCAGGAATGA
- a CDS encoding bifunctional GNAT family N-acetyltransferase/carbon-nitrogen hydrolase family protein, which produces MPPKDHETKLGVVIVRNPTVDDIPAILALHKRCFPRESDAGGPWNEKHLRSHLHVFPEGQLIAEKDGKILGAASSLIVSLGRNPLRKHTYDGVTDAGYFYNHDPQGDTLYGADVYVDPDARKFGVGAALYAARRDLCRRLNLRRILAGARLWNYDEHAARLTPEEYVWQVQDGKIPDPVLGFQIKQGFAVRGIMPNYLHDHRSRDHAALIEWINPEYQAHGELSTKVRVACVQYQMRKVADFEDFANQVRYFVETAGEDYGAEFVLFPEFLTVQLLSALEPLGSREGIRKLSEYTAQFIELMSGLARQQGLYLIAGSHPVAQPDGRLENTAMIFKPDGTYASQPKLHITPSEKTWWGISGGDSLIVLQTPKAKIGVLICYDVEFPEAARYLADRGVEILFIPYCTDNRQGYLRVSLCAAARAIENQIYVATAGVVGNLPDVPAMDIHYGRAAVFTPSDFEFARDGIQAEADANVETMLVTDLDITDLYRSRLNGSVTPVTDRRTDLFEFHNKLSNEIIAPGVQEGHL; this is translated from the coding sequence GTGCCGCCAAAAGACCATGAGACCAAGCTGGGAGTCGTAATCGTCCGCAATCCGACCGTGGATGACATCCCGGCGATCCTGGCGTTGCACAAGCGCTGCTTCCCGCGCGAGAGCGATGCCGGCGGGCCGTGGAATGAGAAGCACCTGCGCTCCCACCTCCATGTCTTCCCGGAAGGTCAGCTCATTGCGGAGAAAGATGGCAAGATCCTCGGCGCGGCTTCCTCGCTGATCGTCTCGCTCGGGCGGAATCCGCTGCGCAAGCACACCTACGACGGCGTGACGGATGCAGGCTATTTCTACAACCACGACCCGCAGGGCGACACGCTCTACGGGGCAGATGTGTACGTCGATCCGGACGCGCGGAAGTTCGGCGTGGGAGCTGCGCTCTATGCCGCGCGGCGCGACTTGTGCCGCCGCCTGAATCTCCGCCGGATCCTCGCCGGGGCACGGCTCTGGAACTACGACGAGCACGCCGCTCGCCTGACGCCGGAGGAATACGTCTGGCAGGTGCAGGACGGAAAGATCCCGGACCCGGTGCTCGGCTTCCAGATCAAGCAAGGCTTCGCCGTCCGCGGCATCATGCCGAACTACCTCCACGACCATCGCTCGCGTGACCACGCGGCGCTGATCGAGTGGATCAATCCGGAGTACCAGGCCCATGGCGAGCTTTCGACGAAGGTGCGCGTGGCATGCGTGCAGTACCAGATGCGGAAGGTCGCGGACTTCGAGGACTTCGCGAATCAGGTCCGCTACTTCGTCGAGACCGCGGGCGAGGACTACGGCGCGGAGTTCGTGCTCTTCCCGGAGTTCCTCACCGTCCAGCTACTCAGTGCGCTGGAGCCGCTCGGTTCGCGCGAGGGCATCCGCAAGCTCTCTGAATACACGGCGCAATTCATCGAGCTGATGAGCGGCCTCGCGCGTCAGCAGGGACTCTATCTCATCGCCGGCTCACACCCGGTGGCGCAGCCCGACGGCCGTCTGGAAAACACCGCGATGATCTTCAAGCCGGACGGCACCTACGCGTCCCAGCCGAAGCTGCACATCACGCCTTCCGAGAAAACATGGTGGGGCATCTCCGGTGGCGATTCGCTGATCGTGCTCCAGACGCCGAAGGCAAAGATCGGTGTGCTGATCTGCTACGATGTCGAGTTCCCGGAAGCCGCCCGCTACCTCGCGGACCGCGGCGTGGAGATCCTCTTCATCCCGTATTGCACGGACAATCGCCAGGGCTACCTCCGCGTCAGCCTGTGCGCCGCTGCGCGCGCCATCGAAAACCAGATCTACGTCGCCACGGCTGGCGTTGTCGGGAATCTGCCGGACGTGCCAGCGATGGACATCCACTACGGTCGCGCGGCGGTCTTCACGCCAAGCGACTTCGAGTTCGCACGCGACGGCATCCAGGCAGAGGCCGATGCGAATGTGGAGACGATGCTCGTGACCGATCTCGACATCACTGACCTCTATCGCTCGCGCCTCAATGGCAGCGTGACTCCGGTCACGGACCGCCGCACGGATCTCTTCGAATTCCACAACAAGCTCTCGAACGAGATCATCGCGCCGGGCGTGCAAGAGGGGCACCTGTGA
- the truB gene encoding tRNA pseudouridine(55) synthase TruB, with protein MNRPNPGPMVPSGVLLVDKAPDMTSHDVVAIARRSLGTKKIGHCGTLDPMATGLLMLVIERATKIQDLLMSEDKEYQGTLTLGKVTSTQDRQGDVLEEKEVQAFSAGQIDAAFGEFTGAFEQIPPMVSAIKKDGVPLYKLARKGQEVVREPRPVTVSKYEVHRIELPEVDFTVNCSKGFYVRTYAHDIGGKLGCGAHLSALRRTRSGRFTLDRAITVDQLKTMPREDLWKSLVSLAEISLMRGA; from the coding sequence ATGAATCGACCGAATCCCGGCCCGATGGTTCCCAGCGGCGTGCTGCTGGTGGACAAGGCGCCCGACATGACCTCGCACGACGTGGTCGCCATCGCCCGCCGCTCGCTGGGCACGAAGAAGATCGGCCACTGCGGCACGCTCGACCCCATGGCCACCGGCCTGCTGATGCTGGTCATCGAGCGCGCGACGAAGATCCAGGACCTCCTGATGAGCGAGGACAAGGAATACCAGGGCACGCTCACGCTGGGCAAGGTGACCTCCACGCAGGATCGCCAGGGCGACGTGCTGGAGGAAAAGGAAGTCCAGGCTTTCAGTGCCGGGCAGATCGATGCGGCTTTCGGTGAATTCACCGGTGCCTTCGAGCAGATCCCTCCGATGGTCTCCGCGATCAAGAAGGACGGCGTGCCGCTCTACAAGCTGGCGCGCAAGGGCCAGGAAGTCGTCCGCGAGCCGCGCCCGGTGACGGTGTCGAAGTACGAGGTTCATCGTATCGAGCTGCCCGAGGTGGACTTCACGGTGAATTGCTCGAAGGGCTTCTACGTCCGCACCTACGCCCACGACATCGGCGGCAAGCTAGGCTGCGGGGCACACCTCAGCGCGCTGCGCCGGACCCGCTCGGGTCGCTTCACGCTGGACCGCGCCATCACGGTCGACCAACTCAAGACGATGCCGCGCGAGGACCTGTGGAAGAGCCTCGTGAGCCTCGCCGAGATCTCGCTGATGCGGGGCGCTTGA
- a CDS encoding DHH family phosphoesterase: MNASYQEIGEVFAKHDSFVLISHVRPDGDAIGSQLALGLALEAAGKKVRLINEDGLPDNLVFLPESHRIELPPAEPLDVEVAIALDTANKPRLGDNALNAASKAKLWVNIDHHKSNPCYGDLNHIDSSSPATGQILYKLITTLGLPLPDASRDAIYVAVSTDTGSFQYPSTTEETYLMAADLIRRGLDVGRINSLTYDHNPYRRVELMRALLNTLELTGDGRVAHWDLTMEVRDHLGLKPEDSEGLIDIIRGIDGVIVALFFEELPDGKIRVSMRSKDARVDACNVCMQFGGGGHALAAGIRMTGPLSAAKERVLEAVKLALP, translated from the coding sequence ATGAACGCGAGCTATCAGGAAATCGGCGAAGTATTCGCGAAGCACGACTCGTTCGTGCTCATCAGCCACGTGCGCCCGGACGGCGATGCCATCGGCTCGCAGCTCGCGCTCGGACTCGCGCTGGAAGCGGCGGGCAAGAAGGTCCGGCTGATCAATGAGGACGGACTTCCCGACAACCTCGTTTTCCTCCCGGAATCCCATCGCATCGAGCTGCCGCCAGCCGAGCCGCTCGATGTGGAAGTGGCCATCGCGCTCGACACTGCGAACAAGCCGCGCCTCGGCGACAACGCGCTGAATGCGGCATCGAAGGCGAAGCTCTGGGTGAACATCGACCACCACAAGTCGAACCCCTGCTACGGCGATCTGAACCACATCGACTCCAGCAGCCCGGCCACCGGCCAGATCCTCTACAAGCTGATCACCACGCTCGGCCTGCCGCTCCCGGATGCATCACGCGATGCCATCTACGTGGCCGTCTCGACCGACACCGGCTCCTTCCAGTATCCCTCCACGACCGAGGAAACCTACCTGATGGCGGCCGACCTGATCCGCCGTGGCTTGGATGTGGGACGCATCAATTCCCTCACCTACGATCACAACCCGTATCGCCGCGTGGAGCTGATGCGCGCGCTGCTGAATACGCTGGAGCTGACCGGCGATGGTCGCGTCGCCCACTGGGATCTGACGATGGAGGTCCGCGACCACCTCGGCCTGAAGCCCGAGGACAGCGAGGGCCTCATCGACATCATCCGCGGCATCGACGGCGTGATCGTGGCGCTCTTTTTCGAGGAACTGCCGGATGGCAAGATCCGCGTCTCGATGCGCTCGAAGGATGCGCGGGTGGACGCGTGCAATGTCTGCATGCAGTTCGGCGGTGGCGGTCACGCGCTCGCAGCCGGCATCCGCATGACCGGCCCGCTCTCCGCCGCGAAGGAGCGGGTGCTGGAGGCCGTGAAGCTCGCACTTCCCTGA
- a CDS encoding NIPSNAP family protein — translation MLRTLVLGLLAAVSLAVKAEEKPRDTRLYELRTYHAEPGKLDALLTRFRDHTCKLFEKHGMTNVGYWVPVENKDNLLVYVLSYPDRAARDAAWKGFLADEDWKKAAAASEVNGKLLSKIDELYLTSTDFSPGFPANDAGGAERLFELRTYTTTPGKLPNLHKRFSEHTMGLFKKHGMTNGAYFKPVPGQPAADDTLVYFLAHKDAAAAEKSWTEFRADPVWVAAKKASEDAAGGSLTVPDGVKSVFLKPVDFSALK, via the coding sequence ATGCTCAGGACCCTAGTTCTCGGATTGCTCGCCGCCGTATCCCTCGCCGTGAAAGCCGAAGAAAAGCCACGGGACACGCGGCTGTATGAGCTGCGTACTTATCACGCGGAGCCCGGAAAGCTGGATGCCCTCCTGACGCGCTTCCGCGATCATACCTGCAAGCTTTTCGAAAAGCACGGCATGACGAATGTCGGATATTGGGTGCCGGTGGAGAACAAGGATAACCTGCTGGTCTATGTCCTGTCTTATCCGGACCGCGCGGCCCGCGACGCGGCGTGGAAGGGATTCCTCGCCGACGAGGACTGGAAGAAGGCCGCCGCGGCCTCCGAGGTGAATGGCAAGCTCCTCAGCAAGATCGACGAGCTCTACCTGACCTCGACGGACTTCTCGCCGGGCTTTCCCGCGAACGATGCCGGTGGAGCGGAGCGTCTCTTTGAACTGCGCACCTACACGACCACCCCGGGTAAGTTGCCGAACCTGCACAAGCGCTTCAGCGAGCACACCATGGGGCTTTTCAAGAAGCACGGCATGACCAACGGAGCCTACTTCAAGCCGGTCCCCGGGCAGCCCGCGGCGGATGACACGCTGGTCTATTTCCTCGCCCACAAGGACGCGGCGGCCGCTGAGAAATCTTGGACGGAATTCCGTGCGGACCCTGTGTGGGTCGCCGCGAAGAAGGCCTCGGAGGACGCTGCGGGAGGATCGCTCACCGTACCGGATGGCGTGAAGTCGGTCTTCCTCAAGCCGGTGGACTTCTCGGCGCTGAAGTGA
- a CDS encoding PLP-dependent transferase, translating to MPLPDSSHAVSVCLPTWKSVIGYEEARDKVVRKMRIGYPRFFRHPLVKRLTAMAAEEIAEEGEEAFVFPNKVAAQRAQRWIERRAEMAVRAEGFHGMHVLAVPVKARQEAVDYQRFTGELVSSRQAEDFLEGKVRSGDKSHLLQRRLGKLLSVEPDHVFIYNSGMAAITAVLRSLPGVKEGKKTLQIEFPYVDALKVQEQFGNGVVFLNQAIGESFDEALRRIRQGEFAGVFTECPSNPLLRTIDVPRVAAACAEGGVPFIIDDSAVGPSNVTALKYADVVTTSLTKWLSGTGDVMAGMASIRPDSEHAGSLLSSLAEESLRSTPLYIGDAEVLLSNLKGFPARMAAHNANGVAIAKMLADHPAVAEVWHPSLTTKEDYDKIRAPRGGYGPLLSFVLKNPKKAPKVFDALEVSKGPSFGTPFTLACPYTLLAHYTELGWAEACGVSSHLIRVSCGAEDTAGLVSRFETALAEA from the coding sequence ATGCCTCTCCCGGATTCTTCCCATGCCGTTTCCGTATGCCTCCCGACCTGGAAGTCGGTGATCGGCTACGAAGAAGCCCGGGACAAGGTGGTCCGCAAGATGCGCATCGGCTACCCGCGTTTCTTCCGCCATCCGCTGGTCAAGCGCCTCACGGCCATGGCCGCCGAGGAAATCGCCGAGGAGGGCGAGGAAGCATTCGTTTTCCCGAACAAGGTGGCCGCCCAGCGCGCGCAACGCTGGATCGAGCGCCGCGCCGAGATGGCCGTGCGGGCGGAAGGCTTCCACGGCATGCACGTCTTGGCCGTGCCGGTGAAGGCACGCCAGGAGGCCGTCGATTACCAGCGCTTCACCGGAGAGCTTGTCAGCAGCCGTCAGGCGGAAGACTTCCTCGAGGGCAAGGTCCGCAGCGGCGACAAGTCCCACCTGCTCCAGCGCCGCCTGGGCAAGCTGCTCTCCGTCGAGCCCGATCACGTCTTCATCTACAACAGCGGGATGGCAGCCATCACCGCCGTCCTCCGCTCGCTGCCGGGCGTGAAGGAAGGAAAGAAGACGCTCCAGATCGAATTTCCCTACGTCGATGCCCTGAAGGTTCAGGAGCAATTCGGCAATGGCGTCGTTTTCCTCAATCAGGCTATCGGCGAGTCCTTTGACGAAGCACTCCGGCGCATCCGCCAGGGTGAGTTCGCCGGGGTCTTCACCGAGTGCCCGAGCAATCCCCTGCTCCGCACCATCGATGTCCCGCGCGTGGCTGCCGCCTGCGCCGAGGGTGGCGTTCCTTTCATCATCGATGATTCCGCCGTCGGACCGTCGAATGTCACGGCGCTGAAATATGCCGACGTGGTGACCACCAGCCTCACCAAGTGGCTCTCCGGCACCGGTGATGTGATGGCGGGCATGGCCTCCATCCGTCCGGACTCGGAGCACGCCGGCTCCCTGCTATCCTCTCTCGCCGAGGAAAGCCTGCGCAGTACCCCGCTCTACATCGGGGATGCCGAAGTGCTGCTTTCCAACCTGAAGGGCTTCCCCGCCCGGATGGCGGCGCACAATGCCAACGGCGTCGCGATCGCCAAGATGCTCGCCGACCACCCCGCCGTCGCGGAGGTCTGGCACCCCTCTCTCACGACCAAGGAGGACTATGACAAGATCCGCGCACCGCGAGGTGGCTACGGTCCGCTGCTTTCCTTCGTCCTGAAGAATCCGAAGAAAGCTCCGAAGGTATTCGACGCACTCGAGGTGTCGAAGGGACCCAGCTTTGGCACGCCCTTCACGCTGGCATGCCCCTACACGCTGCTGGCCCATTACACGGAACTCGGCTGGGCGGAAGCATGTGGGGTTTCCTCCCATTTGATCCGTGTGTCATGCGGGGCGGAGGATACTGCGGGGCTCGTTTCCCGCTTTGAGACGGCGCTGGCTGAGGCTTGA